The Candidatus Manganitrophaceae bacterium region GGCTGAGCATCGCCCCGAGAAGGGCGACGAAGATCGCGAGGTGCTCGCGATCCAATCGAATGGAGGGGAAAAAGGTCGCCTTGGCCACCTCCTCCCACGATATTTCCATGACGAAGGCGGTTGCAGCATAAGCCAATAAGGCGAGGGTCAGGCCCTTCAGATAAGGAACGTAACGGGTATACGGAATAAAGACTTCCAACAGAAGAGAGAGAAGCGCGAAACCGGTCGAGTAGGCGAGGGAGGAGCCCCCGATCAACAGTTTAAGCGCTTCTCCCATCGCATTGATATCGGCTCCCAAGCCGATCGTGTTCGCCATGAAGAGAAACCCGACGAGGGGATAAACGAGCCATTTCGGAAAATGATACCGCATGTTCCAAGCGATTCCATGCCCGGTGACCCGCCCGATCTGCCCGCTGATCTGCTGCGCCGCGACCATCAAGGGATAGACCAAGAGAACCGCCCAGAGCATCCCGAAACCGAGTTGGGCGCCGGTCTGCGAGTAGGTGGCGATGGCGGTCGGATCGTCATCCGAGGCCCCCGCAATCAGGCCGGGCCCCAGCTTTCTAAAAAGATCTTTTATGGCCAATCGGGTCTTCCTTCTTCCAGACGTTTACTTGGCCCGGCGGATTTCGCTCAACCGGGGCCGGCACGTCTCATAAACCCTTCGAACATATTCGGTTAATACACCGAGTTGATAGACGCTCGGGTCGCTCATCGGACGCCGCTCGACCACCCGGGCGATCGCATGCGCGAGGTGCATCCCGCGCACCAGCGTCAGATAAGCCATCGCGACCGTCGGGGCACGGCCGATCCCTTGGCGACAGTGCAGATAAACGCGGCGGCCCTCTTGATGCCACCCGCGGATCTGCTCGACCGCCGCCGCCAGCCCTTCCACCGTCGGGACCCCATCCCAGCCGCCGTCGCCGCCATCCTCAATCGGCACATTCGCCCAAACAAGCCGCGCGCCGGCCGAGAGAGGAGGTCCCTCGACCGGATGCTGCTGGAGGCTGAGGATCGCTCCAATTCCTTCCTGAATCAACAGCTCCGGATCGGCGCCGCTCGGACAGCCTCCGAGCGCCAGCCTCTTCTCATCATCGATCCAGCAGATCTGAAATCCCATCTTCCTCTCTTCTATCTTTTTGCCTTTTGTCTTTTCGTCATTCACGCTATTCCGCACTCCGAAATTGAATCATGCGGCCTCTTCCTCATAGTAGTCGAGCCCCGAATGGTGCAGGACCTCCTCGCCCGCCAAGATCCGAAGCGTGTTCGTCAGCTTGAGGTACTGGACGAAGAGATCATGAATGGGGGCTAAATCGGGTCGCGCCATCGGTGCTTTAAAATAAAAAGAGAGCCACTCCTGCGTCCCCTTGAGCCCGGAGCGCTGCGCGAGGTCGATAAAGAGAAGAAGGTCGAGCACCAGCGGCGCCGCCAAGATCGAATCACGGCAGAGGAAATTGACTTTAATTTGCATCGGCTGTCCCATCCAGCCGAAGATGTCGATGTTGTCCCATCCCTCTTTGGCATCCCCGCGCGGCGGGTAATACTCGATCCGAACCTTGTGATAGAGCTCGCCATAAAGCTCCGGGTGGAGGCCGGCGTCGAGAATGGAGGAGAGCACCGACGACTTGGTCACCTCTTTCGCCTGAAAAGAGCCGGGGTCATCGAGCACCTCGCCGTCGCGATTTCCGAGGATGTTCGTCGAGAACCATCCCCGCACCCCGAGCATCCGCGCCCGCAGCCCCGGCGCGATGATCGTCTTCATCAACGTCTGGCCGGTCTTAAAATCTTTCCCTGCGACCGGCACCCCTCGCTGCCGCGCCGTGTCGGCCAGCGCCGGAATCTCGACGGAGGTGTTCGGCGCCCCGTTTATATAGGGAATGCCAAGCCGAATCGCCGCATAGGCATAGATCATCGAGGGGGAGAGGTCGGGGTCGTTTTCCTTCAGCCCCTTTTCGAACGCTTCGAGCGTCTGATGAACCGGCTTCTGCGCTTGATAGACCTCGGTCGATCCGCACCAGACCATCACCAGTCGGGAGAGGTCGTGCGCCGCCTTAAACCCTTCGATGTCTTTCATGAGCGCTTCGGCCAGCCCCATTTTGGTCCGCGCCTGCTTGACATGAGAGCCGCGCAGATTCCGAACGAACGCCGGATCGAACGCCGCCGTCATCGGCCGCACCCGCTGCAGCTCCTTCCGCACCGAGGCCAACTGCTCCGGCGGCAAGACCCCCGCCTTTCGCGCCGCCTCATAGGCGTCGTCCGGAAAAAGATCCCATCCGCCGAAGGCCAACTCGGTCAATGGGGCGAGCGGCACCAACTCCCGGATCGGCTTCCACCGAGGCCGCGATCGCTTTCCAAGCCGAATCCGCTCCATCTGCGTGAGTGAGCCATAGGGCCGGGCCAGCCCTTTGTTAATCAGATGAACGCCGGCGATTAACGTCGTCGCCACCGCCCCGCCGATTCCCGGAATCAAAACCCCCAGCCGACCTTTCGCCGGGGCGATCGACCGGCCTCTTCCTTCTTCATTCTTGGAACGCTTCATACGGTACTCCTTAAAAAGAGGCGGCCTCCCGAAGCCGCGGCAGGACGGTCAACACTTCTCGGGCATATTCTTCCAGCTCTGCGGCCCGTTGCACGGCGGTATGTTCGGCCAATACACGGCTGCAGGCGCGCAGTCCGATGGCGCGCCGCTCTTCCTCCGACGTCTCACGCAGATAGGAGAGGGTCTCTTCCGGAGAGCGGGAGATCAGAATCTCCTCTCCCGGCTTGAAGAACGTCTCGAGCCCCTGCCACGCATCGCTGATAATCGGCGTGGCGCAGGCAGCCGCCTCGAAGAGGCGCACACTCGGAGAGTAGCCGGCCCGGCGCATGTCGGCGCGGGTCACATTCAGCGTAAAGCGCTGCCGGTTGTAGAAGGCGCGGTGCTGCGTCGGGGGAAGGTGCTCGATCCGCTCTATATTATGCGGCCAGTCGATCGTCCCGGGATATTTGGAGCCGGCGACGATGAACCTCCCCTCCTCCCAACGGCGTGCCGGTTCGACCAGAAGCGCCTCGAGCGGCCCCTGTCGATCGAGACTGTAGGTCCCCATATAGCCGAGCGACCATTGCGGCTCGACCTCCTCCGGGAAATAGAGGCTGGGATCGACCGAGCAATAAAGCGGTCGGGCCTTTCGGGCGCCATACTCCCGCTCGATCCGTCCGAGGATCGGCCCCCCGGTAAAGGAAAGATAGAGGTGATAACGCGGGATCAGCGCTCTGGAAAGGTAGTCCGCCTCGTCCCGATCC contains the following coding sequences:
- a CDS encoding dual specificity protein phosphatase family protein; translated protein: MGFQICWIDDEKRLALGGCPSGADPELLIQEGIGAILSLQQHPVEGPPLSAGARLVWANVPIEDGGDGGWDGVPTVEGLAAAVEQIRGWHQEGRRVYLHCRQGIGRAPTVAMAYLTLVRGMHLAHAIARVVERRPMSDPSVYQLGVLTEYVRRVYETCRPRLSEIRRAK
- a CDS encoding inositol-3-phosphate synthase, encoding MKRSKNEEGRGRSIAPAKGRLGVLIPGIGGAVATTLIAGVHLINKGLARPYGSLTQMERIRLGKRSRPRWKPIRELVPLAPLTELAFGGWDLFPDDAYEAARKAGVLPPEQLASVRKELQRVRPMTAAFDPAFVRNLRGSHVKQARTKMGLAEALMKDIEGFKAAHDLSRLVMVWCGSTEVYQAQKPVHQTLEAFEKGLKENDPDLSPSMIYAYAAIRLGIPYINGAPNTSVEIPALADTARQRGVPVAGKDFKTGQTLMKTIIAPGLRARMLGVRGWFSTNILGNRDGEVLDDPGSFQAKEVTKSSVLSSILDAGLHPELYGELYHKVRIEYYPPRGDAKEGWDNIDIFGWMGQPMQIKVNFLCRDSILAAPLVLDLLLFIDLAQRSGLKGTQEWLSFYFKAPMARPDLAPIHDLFVQYLKLTNTLRILAGEEVLHHSGLDYYEEEAA
- a CDS encoding glycosyltransferase, with translation MNGSRLSIVILGLSITSSWGNGHATTYRSLVRGLSARGHDLCFLERNAPWYASNRDLKRPRQGRFELYESLEELKDRFAEEVREADLVVVGSYVSEGSAIGEWVTATARGATAFYDIDTPVTLAKLDRDEADYLSRALIPRYHLYLSFTGGPILGRIEREYGARKARPLYCSVDPSLYFPEEVEPQWSLGYMGTYSLDRQGPLEALLVEPARRWEEGRFIVAGSKYPGTIDWPHNIERIEHLPPTQHRAFYNRQRFTLNVTRADMRRAGYSPSVRLFEAAACATPIISDAWQGLETFFKPGEEILISRSPEETLSYLRETSEEERRAIGLRACSRVLAEHTAVQRAAELEEYAREVLTVLPRLREAASF